A DNA window from Streptomyces canus contains the following coding sequences:
- a CDS encoding MFS transporter, with product MTAVVETPTRTPHRTYSRWTALVVLCAGTLMTILDGNIVTVAMPAIQSDLGFSGPGLAWVVNAYLIPFGGLLLLVGRLGDLVGRKRMFAAGLAVFTAASVLCGVATSQGMLIAARALQGVGGAMTSAVVLGMLVALFPEPREQARAIAVFSAVGAAGGALGTFLGGALTQALNWHWIFLINLPIGIVALLAAVRVLGAEDGEGLGRGADYPGAALVTGALMLTVYVIVGSGDRAVTTTLLLALLALALFTAFTVRQARAARPLLRLRLFGSRLLSGANAVQILMIATMYGFQFLGALYVQRVLGFGELLTGTAFLPAPIVIGVLMLGLSARTIGRFGAYRVLLAGLVLIVAGMALLSRAPADGSYVVDVLPVLLLLATGFAAAMPALTGLAMSGAREEDAGLASGLFNTTQVVGGSLGLAVLSVLAAGRTQGLLEGGAGLVAATAEGYQVAFRVGTGIAVGALGLAAVVLRPRGRV from the coding sequence ATGACGGCCGTTGTCGAGACCCCGACGCGAACACCGCACCGAACGTACTCCCGCTGGACGGCCCTCGTCGTCCTGTGCGCGGGAACGCTCATGACGATCCTGGACGGCAACATCGTCACGGTCGCCATGCCGGCCATCCAGAGCGACCTCGGCTTCTCGGGGCCGGGCCTCGCCTGGGTGGTCAACGCCTATCTGATCCCGTTCGGCGGGCTGCTGTTGCTGGTGGGCCGGCTCGGTGACCTGGTCGGCCGCAAGCGGATGTTCGCGGCGGGGCTGGCCGTGTTCACGGCGGCCTCCGTGCTGTGCGGGGTGGCCACGAGCCAGGGCATGCTGATCGCGGCGCGTGCCCTTCAGGGCGTGGGTGGGGCGATGACCTCGGCCGTGGTCCTCGGCATGCTGGTCGCCCTGTTCCCCGAACCACGTGAACAGGCCCGTGCGATCGCGGTGTTCAGCGCGGTGGGAGCAGCGGGCGGGGCGCTGGGCACGTTCCTCGGCGGGGCGCTGACGCAGGCCCTGAACTGGCACTGGATCTTCCTGATCAACCTGCCGATCGGGATCGTCGCCCTGCTGGCGGCGGTCCGGGTGCTCGGTGCGGAGGACGGCGAAGGTCTTGGCAGGGGTGCGGACTATCCGGGGGCCGCGCTGGTCACCGGGGCGCTGATGCTGACGGTGTACGTGATCGTCGGGTCCGGCGACCGCGCGGTGACCACGACGCTCCTGCTGGCCTTGCTCGCCCTCGCCCTGTTCACGGCGTTCACCGTCCGGCAGGCCCGGGCCGCCCGTCCCCTGCTGCGGCTGCGCCTGTTCGGCTCCCGGCTGCTGTCCGGCGCGAACGCCGTCCAGATCCTGATGATCGCCACGATGTACGGCTTCCAGTTCCTCGGGGCGCTGTATGTCCAACGCGTCTTGGGGTTCGGCGAGTTGCTCACCGGCACGGCGTTCCTGCCGGCGCCGATCGTCATCGGGGTGCTGATGCTCGGGCTGTCGGCACGGACCATCGGGCGCTTCGGGGCGTACCGGGTACTGCTGGCGGGGCTCGTGCTCATCGTCGCCGGGATGGCCCTGCTGAGCCGTGCGCCTGCCGACGGCTCGTACGTGGTCGACGTCCTTCCGGTGCTGCTTCTGCTCGCCACCGGGTTCGCCGCCGCGATGCCCGCACTGACCGGGCTCGCCATGTCGGGGGCTCGCGAGGAGGACGCGGGGCTGGCGTCCGGGTTGTTCAACACCACGCAGGTGGTGGGAGGTTCGCTGGGGCTGGCGGTGCTGTCGGTGCTGGCGGCGGGTCGGACGCAGGGGTTGCTGGAGGGCGGGGCGGGCCTGGTCGCGGCGACGGCGGAGGGGTATCAGGTGGCGTTCCGGGTGGGGACGGGGATCGCGGTGGGGGCGTTGGGGTTGGCTGCGGTGGTGCTCCGGCCGCGAGGGAGGGTGTGA
- a CDS encoding AraC family transcriptional regulator, whose product MTNSVSGRALRTPDELRPWIAGIKALAVEEADPRKPFVQLPDPTTKVIVRSEARGRPTLLVSGPRVRAAYHAGKRQVSCTEVRLAPGAVRPLLGVPAVDLVGRIVPLGALPGRAARQLAYELRWLEPEEVVARLADVLPGLLPTAAGGTRTELLRAAVAALSVRSGHIPGHVREVARELAVSERQLRNLFSEGVGLSPKHYARIDRVRAVLAHATELASAELAAVTGYYDQSHMTSDFRTLMGVPPRSYFTGRLPAPRSCQVIDRQ is encoded by the coding sequence GTGACCAACTCCGTTTCCGGGCGTGCCCTGCGCACCCCCGACGAGCTGCGTCCGTGGATCGCCGGGATCAAGGCCCTGGCCGTAGAGGAGGCGGATCCGCGGAAGCCGTTCGTCCAGCTGCCCGACCCCACGACCAAGGTGATCGTCCGCAGTGAGGCGCGGGGCCGGCCCACCCTGCTGGTCTCCGGGCCCCGTGTCCGGGCCGCGTACCACGCGGGCAAGCGACAGGTGTCCTGCACGGAGGTGCGGCTGGCGCCGGGAGCCGTCCGGCCGCTGCTCGGCGTCCCGGCCGTCGACCTCGTCGGGCGGATCGTCCCGCTGGGTGCGCTGCCGGGCCGGGCCGCGCGGCAACTGGCGTACGAACTCAGGTGGCTGGAGCCCGAAGAGGTCGTCGCCCGGCTCGCGGACGTCCTCCCGGGCCTGCTGCCCACCGCGGCCGGCGGGACACGGACCGAGCTGCTGCGGGCCGCGGTCGCCGCGCTGTCCGTCCGCTCGGGTCACATACCCGGTCACGTAAGAGAAGTGGCTCGTGAACTCGCCGTCAGTGAGCGTCAGTTGCGCAACCTGTTCAGCGAGGGTGTCGGCCTCTCGCCGAAGCACTACGCCCGCATCGACCGCGTCCGCGCCGTGCTCGCCCATGCCACCGAGCTGGCCTCGGCCGAACTGGCCGCCGTCACCGGCTACTACGACCAGTCCCACATGACGTCCGACTTCCGCACCTTGATGGGCGTCCCGCCGCGCTCCTACTTCACGGGACGGCTTCCCGCTCCCCGCTCCTGCCAGGTGATCGACAGACAGTGA
- a CDS encoding VWA domain-containing protein gives MITRKRRVAGVCALLTALTAGIAFPVAAVAGEPTGQATPQVDLVLDVSGSMRTADIDGGTRMAAAKQAFNEVLDATPEEVQLGIRTLGANYPGDNQKTGCKDTAQLYPVSTLDRTEAKTQVATLSPTGWTPIGPALLKAAGDFTDGASSKRIVLISDGEDTCAPLDPCEVAREIAAKGIGLTIDTLGLVPNTKMRQQLSCIAEATGGTYTSVEHADELTDKVNQLVVRAADPVVTPVATEGAGSCATAPTLKSGLYTDREEFTQQRWYRVDVEPGQELRASVSVGADRAVNPSYGVLLRAVTVHGREIVRGEAGGNGRTDVIATGLRYPKADTDDEDAAAETVCLQVTNSFSAASGVKTTPGLPLELTVDVVDGPSKASDVASFGLGRGWWLLGTLILAGFVAGLLWGWLSRWRVAVWRTN, from the coding sequence ATGATCACAAGAAAACGGCGGGTGGCAGGAGTGTGCGCCCTGCTCACCGCCCTGACGGCGGGGATCGCCTTCCCGGTCGCGGCGGTCGCCGGTGAACCCACCGGCCAGGCCACGCCCCAGGTCGATCTCGTCCTCGACGTGAGCGGCTCGATGCGGACGGCGGACATCGACGGCGGCACCCGGATGGCCGCGGCGAAGCAGGCCTTCAACGAGGTGCTGGACGCGACGCCCGAGGAGGTGCAGCTCGGCATCCGGACCCTGGGCGCCAACTACCCGGGCGACAACCAGAAGACGGGCTGCAAGGACACCGCCCAGCTCTACCCGGTCAGCACGCTGGACCGCACCGAGGCCAAGACGCAGGTGGCGACCCTGTCCCCCACCGGCTGGACACCGATCGGCCCCGCGCTGCTGAAGGCCGCCGGCGACTTCACCGACGGCGCCTCCTCCAAGCGGATCGTGCTGATCAGCGACGGCGAGGACACCTGCGCCCCGCTCGACCCGTGCGAGGTGGCCCGCGAGATCGCCGCCAAGGGCATCGGGCTGACCATCGACACCCTCGGCCTGGTCCCGAACACGAAGATGCGGCAGCAGCTGAGCTGCATCGCGGAGGCGACCGGCGGCACCTACACCTCGGTCGAGCACGCCGACGAACTCACCGACAAGGTCAACCAGTTGGTGGTCCGCGCGGCCGACCCGGTGGTGACGCCGGTGGCCACCGAGGGGGCCGGCTCCTGCGCCACGGCGCCCACGCTGAAGTCGGGTCTTTACACCGACCGTGAGGAGTTCACCCAGCAGCGCTGGTACCGGGTGGACGTCGAACCGGGCCAGGAGCTGCGGGCCTCGGTGAGTGTGGGAGCCGACCGGGCCGTGAACCCCTCGTACGGGGTGCTGCTGCGGGCGGTCACCGTGCACGGGCGCGAGATCGTGCGCGGCGAGGCCGGCGGCAACGGCCGTACGGATGTGATCGCCACGGGACTTCGCTACCCCAAGGCGGACACCGATGACGAGGACGCGGCCGCGGAGACCGTCTGCCTCCAGGTCACCAACTCCTTCTCGGCGGCCTCCGGGGTGAAGACCACTCCGGGTCTGCCGCTGGAGCTGACCGTCGACGTCGTGGACGGACCGTCGAAGGCGAGTGACGTGGCCTCCTTCGGCCTGGGGCGCGGCTGGTGGCTGCTCGGCACACTGATCCTCGCCGGTTTCGTCGCCGGTCTGCTGTGGGGCTGGCTGTCACGCTGGCGGGTCGCGGTCTGGAGGACCAACTGA
- a CDS encoding winged helix-turn-helix transcriptional regulator: MSQRNTGVTVQVVNAHACPVREVLDRVSGKWSVQILVAAAHGPIRFTELERSIEGISRRMLTLTLRNLERDGLVTRTVHPTVPPKVEYELTPVARELHETLQRLTDWAERNRVYIAEARASYDAEREPEPA; this comes from the coding sequence ATGTCCCAGAGGAACACCGGTGTTACCGTCCAGGTCGTGAACGCGCACGCGTGTCCGGTGCGGGAGGTTCTTGACAGGGTCTCCGGCAAATGGAGCGTTCAGATCCTCGTCGCGGCCGCCCATGGGCCCATCCGCTTCACCGAGTTGGAGCGCAGCATCGAGGGCATCAGCCGCCGCATGCTGACCCTGACCCTGCGCAACCTGGAGCGCGACGGCCTCGTCACCCGCACCGTGCACCCGACGGTGCCGCCCAAAGTCGAATACGAACTCACGCCGGTCGCCCGCGAGTTGCACGAGACACTGCAGCGCCTGACCGACTGGGCCGAGCGCAACAGGGTCTACATCGCCGAGGCGCGGGCGAGCTACGACGCCGAGCGCGAACCGGAGCCGGCCTGA
- a CDS encoding SDR family oxidoreductase, with protein sequence MVVMILVTGATGTIGSEVVRQLVARGEKVRALTRDPERAAAELPPGVEAVRGHHRDLGSVAAAMAGVDRAFLVGVFGPEDGDSDRGMVEAARAAGVRRIVKLSAIMAGDPRTGLGGIAHGHGEEAVRESGLEWVILRPSVFASNTLSWAEALRAGEPVPNMLGSGRQGVVDPRDVAEIAVAALVGPGCVGRTYTLTGPETLSPRGQAAALAEVLGGRVELRDLTPSQTRELLVASGWSEESAEGMLRSVRFVAEGGNAVVTGDVEEVLGRPARTYREWAEDHKGAFGGVLGPRAGGG encoded by the coding sequence GTGGTGGTCATGATCCTTGTTACGGGTGCCACCGGCACCATCGGCAGTGAGGTCGTACGACAGCTCGTGGCGCGCGGAGAGAAGGTGCGCGCGCTCACCCGGGATCCGGAGAGGGCCGCAGCCGAATTGCCGCCCGGCGTGGAGGCGGTGCGCGGCCATCACCGTGACCTCGGTTCCGTGGCGGCGGCCATGGCGGGCGTCGACCGCGCCTTCCTCGTGGGCGTCTTCGGCCCGGAGGACGGGGACAGCGACCGTGGGATGGTCGAGGCGGCGCGGGCGGCGGGGGTCCGGCGGATCGTGAAGCTTTCGGCGATCATGGCGGGTGATCCCAGGACGGGCCTGGGTGGCATCGCGCACGGACACGGTGAGGAGGCGGTCCGGGAAAGCGGGCTGGAATGGGTGATCCTGCGCCCGTCCGTCTTCGCGTCGAACACGTTGAGCTGGGCGGAGGCGCTGCGCGCGGGTGAGCCGGTGCCGAACATGCTGGGCTCGGGCCGGCAGGGGGTCGTCGACCCGCGGGATGTCGCCGAGATCGCGGTAGCGGCGCTGGTCGGTCCGGGGTGCGTGGGGCGGACGTACACCCTGACCGGCCCCGAGACGCTCAGTCCCCGGGGCCAGGCGGCCGCGCTGGCAGAGGTGCTCGGCGGCCGTGTGGAGCTCCGTGACCTGACCCCGTCTCAGACGCGTGAACTGCTGGTCGCCTCGGGCTGGAGCGAGGAGTCGGCGGAGGGGATGCTGCGGAGCGTCCGCTTCGTGGCCGAGGGCGGAAACGCGGTGGTCACCGGGGATGTGGAGGAGGTCCTGGGGCGTCCGGCGCGGACGTATCGGGAGTGGGCGGAAGACCACAAAGGGGCGTTCGGCGGGGTACTTGGCCCGCGGGCCGGCGGGGGTTGA
- a CDS encoding DUF5955 family protein, with amino-acid sequence MTGSDDRRQDPPVNNGLMISGGTHYVGNQAVGHGAQAFSGAVSFQPQDTERTAELLAYVERLLEEHRAALADPDATSRELRRLREELDEAEPQPTVLRRALDRLNEFVQPVTPLVVAVGQLAQSVQGLPGL; translated from the coding sequence ATGACGGGCAGCGACGACCGGCGACAGGACCCTCCGGTCAACAACGGCCTCATGATCAGCGGCGGCACCCACTACGTCGGCAACCAGGCCGTGGGGCACGGCGCCCAGGCGTTCTCCGGCGCGGTCTCCTTCCAGCCGCAGGACACCGAGCGTACGGCCGAGCTGCTCGCGTACGTCGAGCGGCTGCTGGAGGAGCACCGGGCGGCGCTCGCCGATCCGGACGCGACCAGCAGGGAGCTGCGCCGCCTGCGCGAGGAACTGGACGAGGCCGAACCGCAGCCGACGGTGCTGCGGCGGGCCCTCGACCGCCTCAACGAGTTCGTGCAGCCGGTGACCCCGCTCGTCGTCGCGGTGGGGCAGCTCGCGCAGTCGGTGCAGGGTCTGCCGGGGCTCTGA
- a CDS encoding acyl-CoA thioesterase — protein MSEPFSVPVTVRGYETDVQGHLNQSVYLNYAEHARWSLLKAAGITQAGLIGSGVGPVALETTIRYLRELLAGDEVEVTCAFEWGEGKTFRIRQTIRKQDGTVAAEITAVGGLMDLKERRLVANASEVLKGLATEPGLL, from the coding sequence GTGAGCGAGCCGTTTTCCGTGCCGGTGACCGTCCGCGGGTACGAGACGGACGTGCAGGGCCACCTCAACCAGAGCGTGTACCTCAACTACGCGGAGCACGCCCGCTGGTCACTCCTCAAGGCCGCCGGGATCACCCAGGCCGGACTCATCGGCAGCGGGGTGGGTCCGGTGGCGCTGGAGACCACCATCCGCTACCTGCGCGAGCTGCTGGCCGGTGACGAGGTGGAGGTGACCTGCGCCTTCGAGTGGGGCGAGGGCAAGACCTTCCGCATACGGCAGACCATCCGCAAGCAGGACGGCACCGTGGCGGCCGAGATCACCGCGGTCGGCGGGCTGATGGACCTCAAGGAGCGGCGCCTGGTCGCGAACGCGAGCGAGGTTCTCAAGGGGCTGGCCACGGAGCCGGGCCTGTTGTAG
- a CDS encoding 8-oxoguanine deaminase, producing the protein MAADRRIVIENCSIATVDAHDTEYPSGYVVIAGNRIESLGAGRAPDGLENVDRRIDATGHLVTPGLVNTHHHYYQWITRGLATDHNLFNWLVALYPTWARIDEHMVYAAAQGSLAMMARGGVTTAMDHHYVFPAGSGDLSGAIIRAARETGVRFTLARGSMDRSEKDGGLPPDFAVETLEGALAATEATVKEHHDSSFGAMTQVAVAPCSPFSVSTELLREGAELARRLGVRLHTHGSETVEEEQFCKELFGMGPTDYFESTGWLGEDVWMAHCVHMNDSDIAAFARTKTGVAHCPSSNARLAAGIARVPDMLAAGVPVGLGVDGTASNESGELHTELRNALLINRLGVHREAALNARQALRLGTHGGAQVLGRAAETGSLEAGKLADLVLWKLDTLAHASIADPVTALVFGAAAPVTASFVNGRQIVEDSRLLHVDEDAIARSTREQAQRLARIAAQG; encoded by the coding sequence ATGGCAGCAGACCGGCGCATCGTCATCGAGAACTGTTCGATCGCGACCGTGGACGCGCACGACACCGAGTACCCGAGCGGATACGTCGTCATCGCCGGCAACCGCATCGAGTCGCTCGGCGCGGGCAGGGCACCCGACGGCCTGGAGAACGTCGACCGCCGTATCGACGCCACCGGCCACCTCGTGACCCCCGGCCTGGTCAACACCCATCACCACTACTACCAGTGGATCACCCGCGGCCTGGCCACCGACCACAACCTCTTCAACTGGCTCGTCGCGCTGTACCCGACCTGGGCGCGTATCGACGAGCACATGGTCTACGCGGCGGCGCAGGGATCGCTCGCGATGATGGCCCGCGGTGGCGTCACCACCGCCATGGACCACCACTACGTCTTCCCCGCCGGTTCCGGCGACCTGTCCGGCGCGATCATCCGCGCCGCCCGCGAGACGGGCGTCCGCTTCACTCTCGCCCGCGGCTCCATGGACCGCAGCGAGAAGGACGGCGGCCTGCCCCCGGACTTCGCCGTCGAGACCCTGGAGGGCGCCCTCGCCGCGACCGAGGCGACCGTCAAGGAACACCACGACTCCTCCTTCGGCGCGATGACCCAGGTCGCCGTCGCCCCCTGCTCGCCCTTCTCCGTCTCCACCGAACTCCTGCGGGAAGGCGCCGAGTTGGCCCGCCGTCTCGGCGTACGACTGCACACCCACGGCTCGGAGACCGTCGAGGAGGAGCAGTTCTGCAAGGAGCTGTTCGGCATGGGCCCGACCGACTACTTCGAGTCCACCGGCTGGCTCGGCGAGGACGTGTGGATGGCGCACTGCGTCCACATGAACGACTCCGACATCGCCGCCTTCGCCCGTACGAAGACGGGTGTGGCCCACTGCCCTTCGTCCAACGCCCGTCTGGCGGCGGGTATCGCGCGGGTCCCGGACATGCTCGCGGCCGGTGTCCCGGTCGGCCTCGGCGTCGACGGCACGGCCTCCAACGAGTCCGGCGAACTCCACACCGAGCTGCGCAACGCCCTGCTCATCAACCGCCTGGGCGTGCACCGGGAAGCGGCTCTGAACGCCCGGCAGGCGCTGCGCCTGGGCACCCACGGCGGCGCCCAGGTCCTGGGCCGCGCGGCCGAGACCGGCTCCCTGGAGGCGGGCAAGCTCGCCGACCTGGTGCTGTGGAAGCTCGACACCCTCGCGCATGCCTCGATCGCCGACCCGGTGACCGCGCTGGTCTTCGGTGCGGCGGCACCCGTCACGGCCTCCTTTGTGAACGGCCGTCAGATCGTCGAGGACAGCCGCCTGTTGCACGTCGACGAGGACGCCATCGCACGCTCCACACGGGAACAGGCCCAGCGTCTGGCGCGGATCGCCGCGCAGGGCTGA
- a CDS encoding chitosanase, protein MRYHSDPPRTAARRTLLAVLGAGALSTQLPSDEAADPTGLDDPDKKDLAMQLVSSAENSSLDWQAQYTYIEDIGDGRGYTAGIIGFCSGTSDMLALVELYTQRVPDNPLAPYLPALRAVDGTDSHDGLDPGFPSAWRKAAQTSPFRRAQRDERDRGYFDPAVACAKKDGLGTLGQFVYYDAMVMHGPGTDALSFGGIRRRAREKADTPADGGGEIACLHAFLDARVWAMKQEAAHSDVSRVETAQRVFLEQGNLGLDPPLKWKVYGDSYEIG, encoded by the coding sequence ATGCGATATCACAGTGACCCGCCCAGAACCGCCGCCCGCCGCACCCTGCTCGCCGTCCTCGGAGCCGGGGCGTTGAGCACCCAGTTGCCGTCCGACGAGGCCGCGGACCCGACCGGGCTGGACGACCCGGACAAGAAGGACCTCGCGATGCAGCTGGTGTCCAGCGCGGAGAACTCCTCGCTGGACTGGCAGGCGCAGTACACGTACATCGAGGACATCGGGGACGGCCGCGGCTACACCGCCGGCATCATCGGTTTCTGCTCCGGTACGAGCGACATGCTGGCGCTGGTCGAGCTCTACACGCAACGGGTACCCGACAACCCCCTGGCCCCCTATCTGCCCGCTCTGCGCGCGGTGGACGGCACCGACTCGCACGACGGGCTGGACCCGGGTTTCCCTTCGGCCTGGCGGAAGGCGGCGCAGACCTCCCCATTCCGCCGGGCGCAGCGGGACGAGCGGGACCGCGGCTACTTCGATCCGGCGGTCGCGTGTGCCAAGAAGGACGGCCTCGGCACGCTCGGCCAGTTCGTCTACTACGACGCGATGGTCATGCACGGCCCCGGCACCGATGCCCTGAGCTTCGGCGGCATCCGGCGCCGGGCCCGCGAGAAGGCGGACACCCCGGCGGACGGCGGCGGCGAGATCGCCTGTCTGCACGCCTTCCTGGACGCCCGGGTGTGGGCGATGAAGCAGGAGGCGGCGCACAGTGACGTGAGCCGGGTCGAGACGGCCCAGCGGGTCTTCCTGGAGCAGGGCAATCTCGGCCTGGACCCACCGCTCAAGTGGAAGGTGTACGGGGACAGTTACGAGATCGGCTGA
- a CDS encoding winged helix-turn-helix transcriptional regulator, with protein sequence MSPRRSYDQYCSAARALDVVGDRWTLLIVRELLSGPRRYTDLHADLPGVSTDVLASRLKDMERDGLTTRRRLPPPGAAFVYELTARGRELLPVLQALGTWGGPELGARRPTDAVRAHWFALPLLRALEGEGLVEVRLEEGDFHVYVGAQDGPAYGEGPAPQEPDARLVLDSEVWGAVGRGELSLADAVRDGRVEVTGDGAIAKVLREA encoded by the coding sequence ATGTCACCTCGCCGAAGCTACGACCAGTACTGTTCCGCGGCCCGCGCCCTCGACGTGGTGGGCGACCGATGGACGCTGCTGATCGTCCGGGAACTGCTGTCGGGGCCGCGCCGCTACACGGACCTGCACGCCGACCTGCCGGGCGTGAGCACGGACGTACTCGCCTCACGGCTGAAGGACATGGAGCGCGACGGACTGACCACCCGGCGTCGGCTCCCCCCGCCCGGCGCGGCCTTCGTCTACGAACTCACCGCTCGCGGACGCGAGTTGCTGCCGGTGCTCCAGGCCCTCGGCACCTGGGGCGGGCCCGAGCTCGGCGCCCGACGGCCCACCGACGCCGTACGCGCGCACTGGTTCGCGCTGCCCCTGCTGCGCGCGCTGGAGGGGGAGGGGCTCGTCGAAGTGCGGCTGGAGGAGGGGGACTTCCACGTGTACGTCGGCGCGCAGGACGGTCCCGCGTACGGCGAGGGGCCGGCACCCCAGGAGCCCGACGCCCGGCTGGTCCTGGACTCGGAGGTCTGGGGGGCCGTCGGCCGCGGGGAGTTGAGCCTGGCGGACGCGGTGCGGGACGGCCGTGTCGAGGTGACCGGGGACGGCGCGATCGCCAAGGTGCTGCGGGAGGCGTGA
- a CDS encoding pyridoxal phosphate-dependent aminotransferase: MEFRQSSKLSEVCYEIRGPVIEHADALEEAGHSVLRLNTGNPALFGFEAPEEILQDMIRMLPQAHGYTDSRGILSARRAVAQRYQTLGLEVDVDDVFLGNGISELISMAVQALVEDGDEILIPAPDFPLWTAVTTLAGGKAVHYLCDEQADWYPDLDDMASKITDRTKAVVIINPNNPTGAVYPKEIIEGILDLARRHGLMVFADEIYDQILYDDAVHHSVAALAPDLVVLTFCGLSKTYRVAGFRSGWLVITGPKQHAKSYLEGLTMLASMRLCANAPAQYAIQAALGGRQSIHDLTAPGGRLYEQRTVAWEKLNEIPGVSCVKPKGSLYAFPRLDPKVHKIHDDEKFVLDLLLREKIQVVQGTGFNWPAPDHFRILTLPHAQDLEAAIGRIGRFLSGYRQ; the protein is encoded by the coding sequence ATGGAGTTCCGGCAGTCGAGCAAGCTCAGCGAGGTCTGTTACGAGATCCGCGGCCCGGTGATCGAGCACGCCGACGCACTGGAGGAGGCGGGCCACAGCGTGCTGCGCCTCAACACCGGCAACCCCGCGCTGTTCGGCTTCGAGGCGCCGGAGGAGATCCTCCAGGACATGATCCGGATGCTCCCGCAGGCGCACGGCTACACCGACTCCCGCGGCATCCTCTCCGCCCGCCGCGCGGTCGCCCAGCGCTACCAGACCCTGGGCCTGGAGGTCGACGTCGACGACGTCTTCCTCGGCAACGGCATCTCGGAACTGATCTCGATGGCCGTACAGGCGCTGGTCGAGGACGGCGACGAAATCCTCATCCCCGCCCCCGACTTCCCCCTCTGGACGGCGGTCACGACCCTCGCGGGCGGCAAGGCGGTGCACTACCTCTGCGACGAACAGGCCGACTGGTACCCGGACCTGGACGACATGGCGTCGAAGATCACGGACCGCACCAAGGCCGTGGTCATCATCAACCCGAACAATCCCACCGGCGCGGTCTACCCGAAGGAGATCATCGAGGGCATCCTCGACCTCGCCCGCCGGCACGGCCTGATGGTCTTCGCCGACGAGATCTACGACCAGATCCTGTACGACGACGCCGTGCACCACTCCGTCGCCGCCCTCGCCCCCGATCTGGTCGTCCTGACCTTCTGCGGCCTGTCGAAGACGTACCGGGTGGCCGGCTTCCGCTCGGGCTGGCTGGTGATCACCGGCCCCAAGCAGCACGCCAAGAGCTACCTCGAGGGCCTGACCATGCTGGCCTCCATGCGGCTGTGCGCCAACGCGCCCGCGCAGTACGCCATCCAGGCCGCGCTCGGCGGCCGCCAGTCCATCCACGACCTGACCGCGCCCGGCGGACGCCTGTACGAACAGCGCACCGTGGCCTGGGAGAAGCTCAATGAGATCCCCGGCGTCTCGTGTGTGAAGCCGAAGGGCTCGCTCTACGCCTTCCCACGGCTCGACCCCAAGGTCCACAAGATCCACGACGACGAGAAGTTCGTCCTGGACCTGCTGCTGCGGGAGAAGATCCAGGTCGTCCAGGGCACCGGCTTCAACTGGCCGGCCCCGGACCACTTCCGCATCCTGACGCTGCCCCACGCACAGGATCTGGAGGCGGCGATCGGGCGGATCGGGCGGTTCCTGAGCGGGTACCGGCAGTAG